The Synechocystis sp. PCC 7509 genome includes a window with the following:
- a CDS encoding response regulator, giving the protein MAGDLIDSLLTIEDSDEDFTAFERVVRKLSINKPIFRCTDGEDAIEFLHHTGKYKDTPQTPLPAMILLDLNLPGMDGRDVLLHIKQDQNLQNIPVVVFTTSSNPTDIEVCYQRGVNGYIVKPIDTSKLIWTIKLFMSYWFDVTTLPHQLD; this is encoded by the coding sequence ATGGCAGGCGACTTAATTGATTCATTACTTACAATTGAAGACAGCGATGAAGATTTCACAGCCTTCGAGCGTGTAGTCCGTAAGTTATCTATTAATAAGCCAATTTTTCGTTGTACTGATGGAGAGGATGCAATAGAATTTTTGCACCACACTGGTAAATATAAAGATACCCCTCAAACACCCCTTCCAGCAATGATTTTACTAGACCTCAATTTGCCCGGAATGGATGGGCGCGATGTACTATTGCATATAAAACAAGACCAAAATTTGCAAAATATACCTGTGGTGGTGTTCACAACCTCATCTAACCCCACAGACATTGAAGTTTGCTATCAACGGGGCGTAAATGGCTACATTGTTAAGCCCATCGACACCAGTAAACTGATATGGACTATTAAATTATTTATGTCTTATTGGTTTGACGTTACTACTTTGCCCCATCAATTAGATTAA
- a CDS encoding ubiquinol-cytochrome c reductase iron-sulfur subunit — protein sequence MDRRTFLNWVGVGWLASSLPVAIAACSSQTTQAESTNNKGGFQSVGKLSQLSKNNQLLNKNSPVGAVLVVRTSSTSNLSAVNPTCTHAGCTVDWAAKSQKFVCPCHASEFGIDGKVLKGPATKPLKTYKAKIEGDSVLVSS from the coding sequence ATGGATCGTCGAACTTTTTTAAATTGGGTGGGTGTAGGTTGGTTGGCTAGTTCTTTGCCCGTTGCGATCGCTGCCTGTTCTTCCCAAACTACTCAAGCCGAATCTACTAATAACAAAGGTGGGTTTCAGTCTGTAGGGAAATTATCACAGTTAAGCAAAAATAATCAATTACTTAACAAAAATTCTCCTGTGGGTGCAGTTTTAGTAGTTCGCACCAGTTCAACGAGCAATCTTAGCGCTGTAAATCCTACCTGTACTCACGCTGGTTGTACGGTAGATTGGGCAGCTAAGTCACAAAAATTTGTTTGTCCTTGCCATGCTTCCGAATTTGGCATCGATGGCAAAGTCTTAAAAGGGCCAGCTACCAAGCCACTGAAAACCTACAAAGCTAAAATTGAAGGCGATTCGGTATTAGTTAGTTCATAA
- a CDS encoding CmpA/NrtA family ABC transporter substrate-binding protein: MSNFSRRQFIITAGAATAGSLLAHGCSSGPTETASSGGAASPVASVGAAANAPKVETTTAKLGFIALTDSAPLIVALEKGLYAKYGMTDVKVEKQASWPVTRDNLVLGSGGGGIDGAHILSPMPYLMALGKITQGKPIPMYILARLNTNGQAISVANAYKDMKVGLDSSPLKAAFSKSKSSGKEIKAAVTFPGGNHDLWMRYWLAAGGIDPNAEISVVPVPPPQMVANMKVGNMEAFCVGEPWNAQLVNQKVGYSALVTGELWNDHPEKAFTMRADWVDKNPNSAKAMLMAVQEAQQWCEKAENKEEMIEIISKQKWFKVPAKDIIERSKGNIDYGDGRTVQDFPYKMKFWADNASYPYKSHDLWFLTENIRWGNLPADTDTKKIIDQVNREDLWKEAATALGVPAAEIPTSTSRGVEKFFDGVTFDPENPAAYLKSLKIKKA, translated from the coding sequence ATGAGCAACTTTTCTAGAAGACAATTTATTATCACCGCCGGCGCAGCTACCGCAGGGTCTTTACTGGCTCATGGCTGTAGCTCTGGGCCAACGGAAACCGCGAGTAGTGGTGGTGCTGCAAGCCCCGTTGCTAGTGTTGGTGCGGCGGCTAATGCTCCAAAAGTAGAAACAACTACCGCTAAGTTAGGCTTTATTGCTCTTACAGATTCCGCTCCCCTAATTGTGGCGCTAGAAAAAGGTCTTTATGCCAAGTACGGCATGACCGATGTGAAGGTAGAAAAACAAGCATCTTGGCCCGTAACCCGCGATAACTTGGTACTTGGTTCTGGCGGCGGCGGTATTGATGGAGCGCATATATTATCGCCCATGCCTTACTTAATGGCGTTAGGGAAAATTACTCAAGGTAAGCCAATTCCCATGTACATTTTGGCGCGGCTAAATACCAACGGGCAAGCAATTTCGGTTGCCAATGCTTACAAAGATATGAAAGTGGGTTTAGATAGTTCGCCCTTAAAAGCAGCTTTTAGCAAATCTAAATCCTCTGGAAAAGAAATCAAAGCCGCCGTTACCTTCCCCGGTGGTAATCACGACCTTTGGATGCGCTACTGGTTGGCTGCTGGAGGGATCGATCCTAATGCAGAAATCTCTGTAGTTCCCGTACCACCACCCCAAATGGTTGCCAATATGAAAGTAGGTAACATGGAAGCATTTTGTGTTGGCGAACCTTGGAACGCCCAGTTAGTCAACCAAAAAGTGGGTTACTCAGCTTTAGTTACAGGCGAACTTTGGAACGACCACCCTGAAAAAGCTTTTACAATGCGCGCCGATTGGGTAGACAAAAATCCTAATTCCGCCAAAGCGATGTTAATGGCAGTTCAAGAAGCTCAACAGTGGTGCGAAAAAGCCGAAAATAAAGAGGAGATGATTGAAATTATCTCTAAGCAAAAGTGGTTTAAAGTTCCTGCTAAAGATATTATCGAACGCTCCAAAGGCAATATTGACTACGGCGACGGTCGTACTGTTCAAGACTTCCCTTACAAAATGAAGTTTTGGGCAGATAATGCTTCTTATCCTTACAAGAGCCACGATTTATGGTTTTTGACTGAAAATATCCGTTGGGGTAATCTTCCCGCCGATACCGATACTAAGAAAATTATCGACCAAGTAAACCGCGAAGATTTGTGGAAAGAAGCCGCTACAGCGTTAGGAGTTCCCGCCGCCGAAATTCCGACAAGTACGTCGCGTGGAGTAGAAAAGTTTTTTGATGGTGTCACCTTCGACCCGGAAAACCCCGCCGCGTATTTGAAATCTCTCAAAATTAAGAAAGCCTAA
- a CDS encoding nitrate ABC transporter ATP-binding protein (This model describes the ATP binding subunits of ATP-binding cassette (ABC) transporters for nitrate transport, or for bicarbonate transport, in bacteria and archaea.): MSVFVEVDHIDRIFPLPNGNSYTALKNIELQIPQGEFVSLIGHSGCGKSTLLNIIAGLDRATSGGVILEGREVREPGPDRMVVFQNYSLLPWLSVSENISLAVDEVYQNKPKGERRSIVEHHIDLVGLRAAANKRPGQLSGGMKQRVAIARALAIRPKLLLLDEPFGALDALTRGGLQEQLMKICNESNLTCVMVTHDVDEALLLSDRIVMLTNGPEAQIGQILDVEIPRPRQKLEVVNHPTYYGLRNEIIYFLNQQKRAKQRKARQQGAQSIAPVRAANGLEKVNLELGFIPLTDCAPLVVAKEKGFFEKYGLTEVVLSREPSWKEIAKGVGTGRLDAAQMVAAMPLALTLGAGDKPPIPTVSAMNLSRNGNAITFSKKLYDQGVRTLADFKDAIALTPDKVHTLAMVHPASMHNLLLRYWLASGGIDPDKDVNLTVVPPPQMVSNLKAGNIDGYCSGEPWNSRAVHENLGFVIATDLEIWAGHPEKVLGVTEEWANKYPQTHLALVKALLEACEYCDDRRNREEIVELLCRPEYVGSAPEYTRPGFLDAYDRGDGTEPVQMYTFNQFYVNKTNYPDRAERLWMMTQLARWGLAPFPKNWQEILDRVCRADIFGEAARELGFLDTGRDPHTMIFDEIVFDPEDPIKYLNSLEIKQPLQIQEICLI, encoded by the coding sequence ATGTCTGTATTTGTTGAAGTAGACCACATCGATCGCATCTTTCCCTTGCCCAACGGCAACAGCTACACCGCCCTAAAAAATATCGAACTCCAGATCCCCCAAGGAGAATTTGTTTCCTTGATTGGACACTCTGGTTGTGGCAAATCAACCTTACTTAATATCATTGCCGGATTAGATAGAGCAACTTCCGGCGGCGTAATTTTAGAAGGGCGCGAGGTAAGAGAACCAGGGCCCGATCGCATGGTAGTGTTTCAAAACTACTCTTTATTGCCTTGGTTGAGCGTTTCAGAAAATATCAGCTTGGCAGTAGATGAAGTTTATCAAAATAAACCTAAAGGCGAACGCAGATCGATTGTAGAGCATCACATCGATTTAGTGGGATTACGCGCCGCCGCAAATAAGCGCCCAGGGCAACTATCGGGGGGGATGAAACAAAGAGTTGCGATCGCACGGGCTTTAGCAATACGTCCCAAATTATTACTTTTAGACGAGCCTTTTGGAGCTTTAGATGCTTTAACGCGGGGTGGTTTGCAAGAACAATTAATGAAAATCTGCAACGAAAGTAACCTAACTTGCGTGATGGTGACACACGATGTAGACGAAGCATTGCTACTAAGCGATCGCATTGTCATGTTGACCAACGGGCCAGAAGCCCAAATTGGGCAAATTCTCGACGTTGAAATTCCTCGCCCCCGCCAAAAACTAGAAGTAGTTAATCATCCCACTTACTACGGCTTACGCAATGAAATAATTTACTTCCTCAATCAGCAAAAACGTGCCAAGCAGCGCAAAGCAAGGCAGCAAGGGGCGCAAAGCATTGCGCCCGTACGAGCAGCCAATGGTTTAGAAAAAGTAAATTTAGAACTAGGTTTTATTCCCCTCACAGATTGCGCCCCGTTAGTAGTTGCTAAAGAAAAAGGCTTTTTTGAAAAATACGGCTTAACAGAAGTAGTTTTAAGCCGCGAACCAAGTTGGAAAGAAATTGCTAAAGGAGTGGGTACAGGACGCTTAGATGCGGCGCAAATGGTCGCCGCCATGCCCTTAGCTTTAACGTTGGGTGCAGGGGATAAGCCGCCAATTCCTACGGTTAGTGCGATGAATTTGTCGCGCAATGGTAACGCGATTACTTTTAGCAAAAAACTGTACGACCAAGGGGTAAGAACCCTTGCAGATTTTAAAGATGCGATCGCCCTTACTCCCGATAAAGTCCACACTTTAGCGATGGTGCATCCAGCATCGATGCACAACTTGTTATTACGCTACTGGTTAGCCTCTGGCGGTATTGATCCTGATAAAGATGTCAATTTAACAGTAGTTCCGCCGCCTCAAATGGTATCCAACCTCAAAGCTGGCAATATTGACGGTTATTGTTCTGGCGAACCTTGGAACTCCCGCGCCGTCCACGAAAACTTGGGGTTTGTAATTGCGACCGATTTAGAAATTTGGGCGGGACATCCAGAAAAAGTTTTGGGCGTAACGGAAGAATGGGCAAATAAATATCCCCAAACTCATCTAGCCTTAGTCAAAGCTCTCCTCGAAGCTTGCGAATACTGCGACGATAGACGCAATCGAGAAGAAATTGTTGAACTACTCTGCCGCCCGGAATACGTTGGTTCAGCGCCGGAATATACGCGCCCTGGATTTTTGGATGCTTACGATCGCGGTGATGGCACAGAACCCGTGCAAATGTATACCTTTAACCAATTCTACGTCAACAAAACCAACTACCCAGATCGGGCAGAAAGGTTATGGATGATGACGCAATTAGCCCGTTGGGGTTTAGCACCCTTTCCCAAAAACTGGCAAGAAATCCTCGATCGCGTTTGCCGTGCGGATATATTTGGTGAAGCCGCTAGAGAATTAGGCTTTTTAGATACTGGACGCGACCCCCACACAATGATATTTGATGAGATTGTCTTCGATCCAGAAGATCCAATTAAGTATCTCAATAGTCTGGAAATCAAACAGCCTTTACAAATTCAAGAAATATGTTTGATTTAA
- a CDS encoding DUF362 domain-containing protein, giving the protein MNSNPSISLIRADSYELESLQNHVTKLLEPMGGMATIVKKGDRVLLKPNLLTGARPGKECTTRPELVYIVAKMVMEAGGKPFLGDSPAFGTAKGVATASGYLPWIEKLNLPIIDFHGQRYQTLGQEFNHLLLSTEAMEADVVINLPKIKSHMQLTLTMGVKNLFGCVPGKMKAWWHMEAGKDSARFGQMLVETARAINPALTIVDGIIAHEGNGPSGGEPRQLGILGAASNVFALDLAIAHILKVDPSAIPTIAASQRLGLVGDLDSISFPLLQPNELQINDWRLPDTLMPIDFGMPRVLKSTFKHFYIRFIKEPMSAYL; this is encoded by the coding sequence ATGAACTCAAATCCCAGTATTAGTTTAATTCGCGCCGACTCCTACGAATTAGAATCTCTGCAAAATCATGTAACTAAGTTACTAGAACCAATGGGAGGAATGGCAACTATAGTCAAAAAAGGCGATCGCGTTTTACTTAAACCAAACTTGTTAACCGGGGCGCGTCCTGGTAAAGAATGCACTACTCGTCCCGAATTAGTCTATATTGTCGCCAAAATGGTAATGGAAGCGGGGGGTAAACCTTTTTTAGGTGATAGTCCAGCTTTTGGGACTGCAAAGGGAGTGGCGACAGCTAGTGGTTATTTACCTTGGATAGAAAAACTAAACTTACCAATTATCGATTTTCACGGACAACGTTACCAAACTTTGGGGCAAGAATTTAACCATCTGTTGCTTTCCACCGAAGCAATGGAGGCGGATGTAGTGATTAATTTACCCAAAATTAAGTCTCATATGCAGCTAACTTTAACAATGGGTGTAAAAAACTTATTTGGTTGCGTCCCTGGCAAGATGAAAGCATGGTGGCACATGGAAGCGGGGAAAGATAGCGCTAGGTTTGGACAAATGCTAGTAGAAACCGCAAGAGCAATTAATCCAGCTTTAACAATAGTTGATGGCATTATTGCCCACGAAGGCAATGGACCCAGTGGAGGAGAACCCCGTCAGTTGGGGATTTTGGGGGCAGCAAGTAATGTATTTGCTCTTGATCTAGCGATCGCACATATCCTAAAAGTTGATCCTTCTGCTATTCCGACAATCGCCGCCAGTCAACGGTTAGGACTGGTGGGAGATTTAGATAGTATTAGTTTTCCGCTTCTGCAACCCAATGAACTGCAAATTAATGATTGGCGGCTACCAGATACTTTAATGCCGATTGATTTTGGAATGCCTCGCGTTTTGAAGTCTACCTTTAAGCATTTTTACATCCGGTTCATCAAAGAGCCAATGAGCGCTTATTTGTAG
- the ntrB gene encoding nitrate ABC transporter permease codes for MTVTLPSRTKSRKKTAQKEISTIVTKKILPPLIAIAIFAIIWLLLTLGDSPRLPSPITMVKETWDPFIIKPFFDNGGTDKGLGWQLLESLKRVAVGFSLSAIVGITLGILIGANVWVYNAVDPLFQVLRTVPPLAWLPISLAAFQQSNPSAIFVIFITSIWPIIINTTVGVQQLPQDYRNVARVLKLSGSKYFFKILFPATVPYIFTGLRIGIGLSWLAIVAAEMLVGGVGIGFFIWDAYNSSLLSQIILALIYVGIVGLILDRLVAFVASKVVPEEQK; via the coding sequence ATGACCGTCACCCTTCCCAGTCGCACTAAAAGTAGAAAGAAAACTGCTCAAAAAGAAATTTCAACAATTGTCACTAAAAAAATTCTGCCGCCCTTAATTGCGATCGCAATTTTTGCAATTATCTGGCTGTTGCTAACTCTAGGTGACAGCCCCAGATTACCATCGCCGATTACGATGGTCAAAGAAACTTGGGACCCTTTTATTATCAAGCCTTTCTTTGATAACGGCGGTACAGATAAAGGCCTCGGCTGGCAGCTATTGGAAAGCTTAAAGCGGGTAGCTGTGGGCTTTTCCTTGTCGGCTATTGTCGGCATTACCCTAGGTATTTTAATCGGGGCAAATGTCTGGGTTTATAACGCTGTAGACCCTTTGTTTCAAGTATTGCGGACTGTTCCACCTTTGGCATGGTTGCCGATTTCTTTGGCAGCATTTCAGCAATCTAACCCTTCAGCCATTTTCGTTATTTTCATTACGTCAATTTGGCCCATTATTATCAATACAACCGTAGGCGTTCAGCAATTGCCCCAAGACTACCGCAATGTGGCTAGAGTATTGAAATTGTCAGGTTCTAAGTATTTCTTTAAAATTCTATTTCCGGCTACTGTTCCTTATATATTCACTGGTTTAAGAATTGGCATCGGTTTATCTTGGTTAGCGATCGTTGCGGCGGAAATGTTAGTTGGTGGTGTGGGTATTGGCTTCTTTATTTGGGATGCTTACAATAGTTCGCTCCTCAGTCAAATTATTTTGGCACTAATCTATGTTGGGATTGTGGGTCTAATTCTAGATCGCCTAGTAGCTTTTGTTGCCAGCAAAGTAGTTCCCGAAGAACAGAAATAA
- a CDS encoding ferredoxin--nitrite reductase, with the protein MIEDAIAKTSLNKFEKFKSEKDGLAVKAELAQFASIGWEAMDSTDREHRLKWLGVFFRPVTPGKFMMRLRLPNGIINSQQLRVLGEIVERYGDDGCADITTRQNLQLRGVRIEDLPDIFDQMQQVGLTSIQSGMDNVRNITGDPIAGLDAEELFDTRELASQIQDMITRNGEGNAEFTNLPRKFNIAISGGRDNSIHAEINDLAFIPAYKNEQFGFNVLVGGFFSAKRCDAAIPLNAWVAPEEVVAVCRAVLEVYRDNGLRANRQKSRLMWLIDEWGIEKFRAEVEKQLGKTLINAAEKDAIDWEKRDHIGVYSQKQPGLNYVGLHIPVGRLEAQDMFELARVAEVYGSSEIRFSVEQNVIIPNISDSRLETFLAEPVLAKFSVNPEPLTRGLVSCTGAQFCNFALIETKNRALKEIASLAQEVQLTRPVRIHWTGCPNSCGQPQVADIGLMGTKARKNGKPVEGVDIYMGGTVGKDAHLGTCVTKGIPCEDLQPVLRDLLIEHFQAKPREKALVST; encoded by the coding sequence ATGATAGAAGATGCGATCGCCAAGACAAGCCTAAATAAATTTGAGAAGTTTAAAAGCGAAAAAGATGGGTTAGCGGTAAAAGCAGAATTGGCTCAATTTGCGTCGATAGGCTGGGAAGCTATGGACAGCACGGACAGGGAACATCGGCTAAAATGGCTGGGCGTATTTTTTCGTCCCGTCACCCCTGGCAAATTCATGATGCGTCTGCGCTTACCCAATGGAATTATCAATAGCCAGCAGTTGCGAGTATTAGGCGAAATAGTCGAACGCTACGGCGATGATGGTTGCGCCGATATTACCACTAGACAAAACCTTCAACTGCGCGGCGTAAGAATAGAAGACTTGCCAGATATTTTTGACCAAATGCAGCAAGTAGGCTTAACTAGCATTCAGTCAGGAATGGACAATGTACGCAACATTACCGGAGATCCAATTGCAGGATTGGATGCAGAAGAACTATTTGACACGCGGGAACTCGCAAGTCAAATTCAGGACATGATTACAAGAAATGGCGAAGGTAATGCAGAATTTACCAACTTGCCAAGAAAGTTTAACATCGCCATTTCCGGCGGACGAGATAATTCAATTCACGCCGAAATCAACGATTTAGCATTCATTCCCGCCTATAAAAACGAGCAATTTGGCTTTAACGTGCTTGTTGGCGGCTTTTTCTCCGCCAAGCGCTGCGATGCGGCGATTCCTTTAAATGCTTGGGTAGCACCAGAGGAGGTAGTAGCCGTATGCAGAGCAGTTCTAGAAGTTTACCGCGACAATGGACTAAGGGCGAATCGGCAAAAATCCCGGTTAATGTGGCTAATTGATGAATGGGGAATTGAGAAATTTCGCGCCGAAGTCGAAAAGCAATTAGGTAAAACCTTAATTAACGCCGCCGAAAAAGATGCAATAGATTGGGAAAAACGCGACCATATTGGCGTTTACAGCCAAAAGCAACCGGGATTGAACTATGTAGGCTTGCATATTCCCGTTGGGCGCTTGGAAGCCCAAGATATGTTTGAATTAGCGCGGGTAGCAGAAGTGTATGGGAGTAGCGAAATTCGGTTTAGCGTCGAGCAAAATGTTATTATCCCCAATATCTCCGACTCGCGCTTAGAAACATTCCTTGCTGAACCCGTATTAGCAAAGTTTTCTGTCAATCCCGAACCACTAACGCGGGGATTGGTTTCTTGTACGGGAGCGCAATTTTGCAACTTTGCCCTAATTGAAACCAAAAATCGCGCCTTAAAAGAAATCGCATCTTTAGCCCAAGAAGTTCAACTAACTCGCCCCGTCCGCATTCACTGGACAGGTTGCCCAAATTCCTGCGGACAACCCCAAGTAGCTGACATCGGCTTGATGGGAACTAAAGCCCGGAAAAATGGCAAGCCTGTAGAAGGAGTGGACATTTATATGGGTGGTACGGTGGGCAAAGACGCACATTTGGGAACTTGCGTAACTAAGGGCATTCCCTGCGAAGATTTGCAACCCGTATTACGAGACTTGTTAATCGAGCATTTCCAAGCAAAACCAAGAGAAAAAGCTTTAGTTTCTACCTAA
- a CDS encoding ATP-binding protein — protein sequence MTTPVNITAETLDLTNCDREPIHIPGLIQSHGVLLVLKEPELQIIQVSSNTKTFLGQEPEQLLNTKLQQLLDEDQIQVIAQCLDKDFESVNPLKISVNNIVFDGVIHRFDNNLILELEPTQNTNKTEFLDFYKLVVGSVNKLQVASTPEQICQEIVKEIRVLTQCDRVMVYQLDPEGSGKVVAEDKQEHLTPFLGLKYPATDIPKQAKHLYTLNWLRLIPDINYQTIELIPPLNPLTNSPTDLSLSVLRSVSPLHVEYLHNMGVAASMSVSLIKNGQLWGLIACHHHSPKYIPYEVRTACEFLGKVTSMQLVAKEENQDLDYKVKLKSISSKFVESIGLQKTLLEGLVAAKNDLLGLTSAQGIAIYWQDEIFAIGKTPDIDQLQDLGNWIQTKLQDNLFHTNTLAKEYPIAEKYTDVASGIVALAISRTNKNYVLWFRPEVVQTVSWGGNPDKPVEVDEKGGMRLSPRKSFELWQQTVKNQSLPWKKWEIEAVLELRGAIVSTVLRQADELAKINIELQQSNTELDAFAYVASHDLKEPLRGIHNYSNFLIEDYGNILNEDGVSKLQTLVRLSQRMEDLINSLLHFSRLGRVELAISRTNLNDILQQVLDLLRARIEETGVSISIPRPLPIINCDRIQVTEVFTNLISNAIKYSDRPEKWVEVGYLDHQEEATVFYVRDNGIGIKEQYLDNIFRIFKRLHGHNHYGGGTGAGLTIVKKIVERHGGKIWVESTFGQGSTFYFTLQA from the coding sequence ATGACTACGCCCGTAAATATTACCGCAGAAACCTTAGACTTAACTAATTGCGATCGAGAACCTATACACATACCTGGATTGATTCAGTCTCACGGGGTTTTGCTCGTTTTAAAAGAACCAGAATTACAAATTATCCAAGTAAGCAGCAATACCAAAACGTTTTTAGGACAAGAACCAGAGCAATTGTTAAACACTAAACTTCAGCAATTGCTTGATGAAGACCAAATTCAAGTAATTGCTCAATGTTTAGACAAAGACTTTGAAAGCGTTAATCCTTTAAAGATATCAGTAAATAATATTGTTTTTGATGGAGTGATTCATCGCTTTGACAATAATCTAATTTTAGAACTAGAGCCAACCCAAAACACAAACAAAACTGAGTTTTTAGATTTTTATAAATTAGTTGTAGGTAGTGTAAACAAATTACAAGTTGCTTCCACACCAGAGCAAATTTGTCAAGAAATTGTTAAAGAGATTCGCGTTTTGACTCAGTGCGATCGCGTGATGGTTTATCAACTAGATCCTGAAGGATCGGGAAAAGTAGTAGCAGAAGATAAGCAAGAGCATTTAACACCTTTTTTGGGCTTAAAATACCCAGCTACCGACATTCCTAAGCAAGCAAAACATCTTTATACCCTCAACTGGTTGCGCTTAATTCCAGACATTAATTATCAAACTATTGAACTTATTCCTCCGTTAAATCCGCTTACAAATTCTCCTACAGATTTAAGCTTATCTGTTTTAAGAAGTGTATCGCCGTTGCACGTAGAATACTTACATAATATGGGCGTAGCTGCTTCTATGTCGGTATCGCTAATTAAAAATGGACAACTTTGGGGTTTAATTGCTTGTCATCATCATTCACCTAAATATATTCCCTACGAAGTGCGGACGGCTTGCGAGTTCTTGGGTAAAGTAACCTCAATGCAGTTAGTAGCAAAAGAAGAAAATCAAGACCTTGACTATAAAGTTAAATTAAAGTCAATATCATCAAAGTTCGTTGAATCTATAGGACTGCAAAAAACTCTACTTGAGGGTTTAGTAGCTGCCAAAAACGATTTATTAGGACTTACTAGCGCCCAAGGAATTGCTATTTATTGGCAAGACGAAATTTTTGCTATTGGGAAAACCCCAGATATCGACCAATTGCAAGATTTAGGTAATTGGATACAAACAAAACTTCAAGACAATCTTTTTCATACAAATACCTTAGCTAAAGAGTATCCCATTGCTGAAAAATATACTGATGTTGCCAGTGGAATTGTAGCTTTAGCAATATCGAGAACTAATAAAAACTATGTTTTATGGTTTCGCCCAGAAGTAGTACAAACAGTAAGTTGGGGGGGGAATCCTGATAAGCCTGTAGAAGTAGATGAAAAGGGGGGAATGCGACTATCGCCGCGTAAATCCTTTGAATTATGGCAACAAACCGTCAAAAATCAGTCTTTACCTTGGAAAAAGTGGGAAATTGAAGCAGTTTTAGAACTTAGAGGGGCAATAGTTAGTACGGTATTGCGCCAAGCTGACGAACTTGCCAAAATCAACATTGAGTTGCAACAAAGTAATACTGAACTTGATGCCTTTGCTTATGTTGCGTCTCATGACTTGAAAGAACCATTACGAGGCATTCATAACTACTCTAACTTTTTAATCGAAGATTACGGCAATATTTTGAACGAAGACGGCGTATCAAAGCTGCAAACCTTGGTGCGTCTATCTCAGCGCATGGAAGACTTAATTAATTCCTTGCTGCATTTTTCCCGGTTAGGACGGGTAGAACTGGCGATTTCTCGGACAAATCTAAATGATATTTTACAGCAGGTTTTAGACTTATTACGCGCTCGAATTGAAGAAACTGGGGTAAGTATTTCAATTCCTAGACCTTTACCAATTATTAATTGCGATCGCATTCAAGTAACCGAAGTATTTACCAATTTAATTAGTAATGCCATTAAATATAGCGACAGACCGGAGAAATGGGTAGAAGTTGGCTATCTTGACCACCAGGAAGAAGCAACAGTATTCTACGTCCGCGACAATGGTATTGGCATCAAAGAGCAATATTTAGATAATATATTTCGGATATTTAAACGGTTACACGGTCACAACCATTATGGCGGCGGTACAGGAGCGGGTTTAACAATTGTCAAAAAAATTGTAGAACGTCATGGGGGTAAAATCTGGGTAGAATCTACCTTTGGACAAGGTAGTACGTTTTATTTCACATTGCAGGCATAA